Proteins encoded within one genomic window of Chlorobaculum sp. MV4-Y:
- a CDS encoding TOBE domain-containing protein, with protein sequence MSKTKDPIGIEGSIWFQKSQSRFLGGDRIALLEKIDELGSINSAAKAVGISYKTAWHLVNMMNNLSEKPLVDRMTGGKGGGGTVLTREGRQVIEKYRIVQEEHRKFLENLEERLGDTGNLYQFLRRISMRISARNSFSGVITELTRGAVNAEIVITLNGGQQIVSTITNGAVDNLSLKKGMSAYAIVKSSSVMVGCDLHGKKLSARNIISGIVQRVIEDSVNSEIDLEIGGGNSISAIITKTSTSRLDLKEGQQACAIFKASDVIIGVN encoded by the coding sequence GTGAGCAAAACAAAAGACCCCATCGGCATCGAAGGTTCGATCTGGTTCCAGAAATCGCAGAGCCGCTTCCTCGGCGGAGACCGGATCGCCCTGCTTGAAAAGATCGACGAACTCGGTTCGATCAACAGCGCGGCAAAAGCGGTCGGCATCAGCTACAAAACCGCCTGGCATCTGGTGAACATGATGAACAACCTCTCCGAAAAACCGCTGGTTGACCGCATGACCGGCGGCAAGGGCGGCGGCGGCACCGTGCTCACCCGCGAGGGGCGGCAGGTGATCGAAAAGTACCGCATCGTGCAGGAGGAGCACCGCAAGTTCCTCGAAAACCTCGAAGAGCGGCTCGGCGACACCGGCAACCTCTACCAGTTTCTGCGCCGGATATCGATGCGCATCAGCGCCCGAAACAGCTTCTCCGGCGTCATCACCGAACTCACCCGGGGCGCGGTCAACGCCGAGATCGTCATCACACTCAACGGCGGTCAACAGATCGTCTCGACCATCACCAATGGCGCGGTCGATAACCTCAGTCTGAAAAAGGGAATGAGCGCTTACGCCATCGTCAAGTCGAGTTCGGTCATGGTGGGCTGCGACCTGCATGGCAAAAAGCTGAGCGCGCGGAACATCATCAGCGGCATCGTACAGCGCGTGATCGAGGATTCGGTCAACAGCGAAATCGACCTCGAAATCGGCGGCGGCAACAGCATTTCCGCCATCATCACCAAAACCAGCACCAGCAGGCTCGACCTCAAAGAGGGCCAGCAAGCCTGCGCAATTTTCAAAGCCTCGGACGTGATTATCGGCGTGAACTGA
- a CDS encoding substrate-binding domain-containing protein: protein MPQTMMYAESGTVDAAFVHLTEALTAKKAKILFTVPHALYTRTPFTMALTSIGAANSEAKLFFNYLRSTEAKRILERYGYLME, encoded by the coding sequence ATGCCACAGACCATGATGTACGCTGAATCCGGCACAGTCGATGCCGCCTTCGTTCACCTGACCGAAGCGCTGACGGCCAAAAAAGCAAAAATCCTCTTCACCGTACCGCACGCACTCTACACAAGAACCCCCTTCACCATGGCACTCACTTCAATCGGAGCTGCCAACAGCGAAGCGAAGTTGTTTTTCAACTATTTGAGAAGTACCGAAGCAAAGAGAATTCTGGAAAGGTACGGGTATCTGATGGAGTAA
- a CDS encoding RelA/SpoT family protein has protein sequence MLAQIEQEHYAKLHEILRLCRANLKNYDESLIQRAFFMCYRAHEGEKRASGEPFFYHPVEVAKLLVTELPLDGVSVAAALLHDVIEDSGYTYDDISAELGAEVADIVEGLTKISEIMVNRETTEAEGFRKMLLSMVKDIRVILIKFCDRLHNMRTLDSLPEHRRLRMALETRDIYAPLAHRFGLGKMKVDLENLALKYIDPEMYDFLLKKVRLSRNERVAYLNKMIAPIKDDLEKQGFTVELQGRAKHLYSIYNKMRMKNKEFDDIHDLYGIRVIIDTEKISDCFAVYGYITQQYPPIPQHFKDYISIPKHNGYQSLHSAIIGPKGYVIELQIRTRRMHEFAELGVAAHWRYKEKISKDDAAVDSFLKWARELIKDADSASAFMEGFKLNLYHDEIYVFTPKGDMKILPAGATPIDFAYAIHSEIGNGCIGAKVNGKIVRLNAELRSGDRVEVITSKSQKPKADWLKIVVTHRAKLKIRAAINEERRREIEKGRSIWEKMLSGSKKLFTENDAIRAIRQHGIKTPADLFNALAKQQISSEEVLERITHPHNKSGEMQESNVQQRGPHKDFAEIAREVQERLGHQKDEVTIAGLNNISYSYAKCCNPVPGDDIIGFVTTEGTVKIHRKNCVNVTNENSIKSERIVSVAWNRKVDTEFLAGIRIVGEDKIGMTNQITGVISKFDTNIRTIVLNAKDGIFTCNLMIFVKNTDKLMTLMDKLKKVQGVFTVERLSN, from the coding sequence ATGCTGGCCCAGATAGAACAGGAACATTACGCCAAACTGCACGAAATACTGCGGCTTTGCCGGGCGAACCTCAAGAACTACGACGAGTCGCTCATCCAGCGTGCATTTTTCATGTGCTACCGGGCTCATGAGGGTGAAAAACGCGCATCCGGGGAGCCGTTTTTTTACCATCCGGTCGAGGTTGCCAAGCTTCTTGTGACCGAACTGCCGCTCGATGGCGTTTCCGTTGCGGCTGCGCTCTTGCACGATGTTATCGAGGACAGTGGCTACACTTACGATGATATCTCTGCCGAGCTTGGCGCTGAAGTGGCCGACATCGTGGAGGGGCTGACCAAGATTTCCGAAATCATGGTCAATCGCGAAACCACCGAGGCCGAAGGGTTCCGCAAGATGCTGCTCTCGATGGTCAAGGATATTCGCGTCATCCTGATCAAATTCTGCGACCGCCTGCACAACATGCGCACCCTCGACTCGCTGCCGGAGCACCGCCGCCTGCGCATGGCGCTCGAAACGCGCGACATCTACGCGCCGCTCGCCCACCGGTTCGGTCTCGGTAAAATGAAGGTCGATCTGGAGAACCTTGCCCTGAAGTACATCGATCCCGAGATGTATGACTTTCTGCTCAAGAAAGTCCGCCTGAGCAGGAACGAACGCGTGGCCTACCTCAACAAGATGATCGCTCCGATCAAGGATGATCTTGAAAAACAGGGATTTACCGTCGAATTGCAGGGCAGGGCCAAGCATCTCTATTCGATCTACAACAAGATGCGGATGAAGAACAAGGAGTTCGACGACATCCACGATCTTTACGGCATCCGCGTCATCATCGATACGGAGAAGATTTCGGACTGCTTTGCTGTTTACGGCTACATCACCCAGCAGTATCCGCCGATACCGCAACACTTCAAGGATTACATCTCCATTCCGAAGCATAACGGCTACCAGTCGCTCCACTCGGCGATCATCGGGCCGAAAGGATACGTCATCGAGTTGCAGATCCGGACGCGCCGGATGCACGAATTCGCCGAACTTGGCGTCGCGGCGCACTGGCGCTACAAGGAGAAGATTTCCAAGGATGACGCGGCGGTCGATTCATTCCTCAAGTGGGCGAGGGAGCTGATCAAGGATGCCGATTCAGCTTCGGCCTTCATGGAGGGGTTCAAGCTCAACCTCTACCACGACGAGATTTACGTTTTCACGCCGAAGGGCGACATGAAGATTCTACCCGCCGGGGCCACGCCCATCGACTTTGCCTACGCCATCCACTCCGAAATCGGCAATGGCTGCATCGGCGCGAAGGTCAACGGCAAAATCGTGCGGTTGAACGCCGAACTGAGATCGGGCGACCGTGTCGAGGTGATCACCTCGAAGAGCCAGAAACCGAAGGCGGACTGGCTGAAGATTGTGGTGACGCACCGCGCCAAGCTTAAGATCAGGGCGGCCATCAACGAAGAGCGCCGCCGGGAGATCGAAAAGGGGCGGAGCATCTGGGAGAAGATGCTCTCCGGCAGCAAGAAGCTTTTCACCGAAAACGACGCTATTCGCGCCATCCGCCAGCATGGCATCAAGACGCCCGCCGATCTGTTCAACGCGCTCGCCAAACAGCAGATCAGCAGCGAAGAGGTGCTGGAGCGCATTACTCACCCGCACAACAAGAGCGGCGAAATGCAGGAGAGCAACGTTCAGCAGAGGGGGCCGCACAAGGATTTCGCCGAGATCGCCCGCGAGGTGCAGGAGCGTCTTGGCCACCAGAAGGACGAGGTGACCATCGCCGGACTGAACAATATTTCCTACTCCTACGCCAAATGCTGCAATCCGGTGCCGGGCGATGACATCATCGGCTTCGTAACTACCGAAGGCACGGTCAAGATCCACCGCAAGAACTGCGTCAACGTCACCAACGAGAATTCCATCAAGAGCGAGCGCATCGTCTCGGTTGCGTGGAACCGAAAGGTTGACACGGAGTTCCTCGCCGGCATCCGTATCGTCGGCGAAGACAAGATCGGCATGACCAACCAGATCACTGGTGTCATTTCCAAGTTTGATACGAACATCCGAACTATTGTCCTGAACGCCAAAGATGGCATTTTTACCTGCAACCTGATGATCTTTGTCAAAAACACCGACAAACTGATGACGCTGATGGACAAGCTGAAGAAAGTACAGGGAGTGTTTACCGTAGAGCGGTTGTCGAACTGA